CATGGGCAAGCCGATTCTGCAGCCCGAACGGATACCGACACTGATTTCGGGCGACCCTCATGTCGTTGACGTGCAAGTGGAAGTCGACGGACGTCGTTTTCCCGTGACCTGTGTTTCGATGGGCAACCCGCACTGTGTCGTGTTCGTTGATCATGCCGACGACGAATGGGTGCTGAAGATTGGCCCACAGTTGGAAAACGATCCCCGTTTTCCAAAACGTGTAAACGTCGAATTTGTCGAAGTCCTGTCACCGACCGAAGTCCGACAGCGGACTTGGGAACGGGGCAGCGGCGAAACTTGGGCGTGTGGCACCGGTGCGTCGGCGGTTTGTGTCGCCGGTGTTTTGACGGGACGAACCGAACGAACCATCTTGAATCACTTGCTCGGTGGCGACCTGACACTGCGGTGGGATGAAGACAGCGATCATGTGTTCATGACCGGCGGAGCGACCGAGGTCTTCCGCGGGACTTGGTGAACGACGGGATCGCCGATGGGATGAAATCGGGGCGGGACGCAAAGCGACGCGGTTTGGTTTAGAATGCGCGCTTCGCTTGACGTCGCCGCTGCTGCAGCGACCCTTCCTGATTTGCCCCCCCGCACCGATTTCGAGAATTCCGGAATGATGTTCCGACCTGTTGTTTTCACGCTGTGTTTGTCGGCGTGGTGTCTTGCTTCGTGTTTGTCCAACGGCTTGGTGTTCGCTCAAGGCGATGATTTGCCATCGGTTCAGCAACGTGCCGGAGTCCAGCCGCGCAACGTCATTTTCATTTTGACCGATGACCATCGCTATGATGCGATGAGTTTCATGGGGCATCCCTTTTTGGAAACCCCGCACTTGGATTCGCTGGCATCCAACGGTGTTCATCTAAAGAATGCGTTTGTCACGACATCGCTGTGTTCGCCCAGCCGCGCGTCGATTCTGACCGGTCTGTACACCCACAAACACCGTGTGATCGACAACAACCGTGCCGTTCCCGAGGGCACCTTGTTCTTTCCGCAATACTTGCAACAAGCCGGATACAACACCGGGTTCTTCGGCAAATGGCACATGGGTGGCGGAAACGATGATCCAAGACCGGGCTTTGACCATTGGGTCAGTTTTCGCGGTCAAGGCAACTACCTGCCGCCAGGCCCCAATTACACGTTGAACGTCAACGGCGAAAGGGTCAAACAGAAAGGCTATATCACCGACGAACTGACCGATTACGCGTTGGATTGGTTAGATCAACAAAGCGACGATCAACCTTTCTTTATGTATCTGTCGCACAAGGCGGTTCACGCGAACTTTACCCCAGCCGAGCGTCACCAAGATCGATATGCCGATGCTGACCTAAGCTTTTTGCCTCGTGGCAAAGACATCACCGCCGAAAACAATTCACCACGATGGGTTCGTGATCAACGCAACAGCTGGCACGGCATCGATTTTTCGTACCACAGTGATCGTGGACTGGATTACTTGTATCGGCGTTACTGTGAATCGTTGCTGGCCGTTGACGATAGCGTCGGCCGGGTGTTGCAGCGTTTGAAAGATAAGGGCATCCATGACGAAACATTGATTGTCTACATGGGCGACAACGGTTTCATGTGGGGGGAACACGGTTTGATTGATAAACGTGTTTCCTACGAAGAATCCATTCGTGTTCCGATGATGATGCAGTGTCCCGATCTGTATGACGGCGGCAAGGTTGTCGAACAAGTCATCGGGAACATTGATGTCGGCCCGACGATCATGCATGCCGCCGGGTTGACGACCCCCGAATACATGGATGGTCGCAGTTTCTTGGAATTGCCGAATGATGCGGATCAGCCGTGGCGTGACTACTTCTTGTACGTGTATTACTGGGAAAAGAACTTTCCCCAATCACCGACGCAATTCGCGTTGCGAGGGGATCGATTCAAATACATCACGTATTACGGATTGTGGGATACCGACGAACTGTACGATTTGTCAAAGGACCCGAAGGAAACCCAGAACTTGATCCATGATCCTGAATATCAAAACGTGGTTCAGGAAATGGAAAACCAGCTGTATTCCATGCTTGGTCAGGCCGGCGGGATGGACATTCCGATGAATCAGCCCGCGGGCAGAAGCCAGAACAAGCGTTGGGACGACCGCGGCGGGAATGATGCAGCGGCGTTTCCCAAGGCGATGGTCGTGGACGAACCGATCAACCGCCAGGCGAAGTAGTTCGGCCCGCAACGCCGACGTGCTCCCATTGATATTGTCAACTTCCAGAAAGAATGAATCGATGAAGTGGATGCTGCGCGGCGTTTCGGCCGCGACGATCATGTTGTTGGTCTCCGGCGGAGATCATGCCGCTTTGCCCGCTGCGGAACCCTCCGGCAGCGCGGCCAAGGCGGCTTGGTGGCCACAGTTCCGCGGGCCGAGTGGTGACGGCGTCGCGATGCAACAGAATCCGCCCGTCGAATTCGGTGGCGAAACAACGTCGCTTTGGCGGACGGAGCTTGTCGGCAAAGGTTGGTCGTCACCAGTCGTTGCCGATGGAGTGGTTTGGATGACCACCGCGGTGGAACGTCAGCCGACCGAAGAAGAACGCTTGGAGTTGCTGCGAAAAACGGACAACGATGAAAAGAAGTTTCGCACCCTTGCGATCGCTGCTTCGATCAAATTGAAATTGTTGGCCGTCGATTTGCAGTCGGGCAGTCTGACCAAGACGATCGACCTGACCACGGTTCAGCAACCTGACGCGATTCACTCGCTGAACAGTTACGCGTCACCGACGCCCGTGATCGACGGCGGTTCCGTTTTTTGCCACTTCGGCACGTTTGGCACCTTTTGCATTGACCGTGACAGTGGCGACGTCGTGTGGTCACGAGTCTTGCCGCTGAAGCATGCGGTCGGACCCGGCAGTTCGCCAATGGTGTACGACGACAAACTGATCCTGATCCAAGACGGGATGGAGCAGCAGTATGTTGTGGCACTGGACAAAGCGACCGGCGAAACCATTTGGAAGGCCGATCGTCCGCCGATGCGGGCCAGCAATGGTGACCAGCGAAAATCCTATTGCACTCCCATCGCGATTGAAGATTCCAAGGGACGTGATCAACTGATCTGCATGGGCGCCCAATGGATGATTTCGTTGGACCCGTCCAGCGGTAAAGAAATCTGGCGCGTGGATCACGGCAGCGGGTTTTCGGTTGTGCCGCGTCCGGTGGTGCATCAGGATCTGGTGATCTTTGCCACCGGCTTTGGCAGCAAAGAATTGTGGGCGGTCGATGTGACCGGTAACGGCGACGTCAGCAACACGCACGTCCGCTGGACGGTGTCACGGGGTGTGCCGACCAAGCCGTCGCCGTTGTTGTTAGATGGGCTGCTTTACATCGTCGATGATTCCGGCGTGGCTTCCTGTTTTGCCGCCGAAGACGGCAGCGTTGTTTGGAAGAAACGGCTGGGAGGCAATTTTTCGGCTTCACCGCTGTTGGCCGGTGGCCGAATCTACTTTGCCAACCACGATGGTGACGTCTTCGTCGTCCGTCCGGGCGAAGAATTCGACTTGGTCCAAGAAAATCACTTGGGCGAACAGATCATGGCGTCGCCGGTGGCGGTGGACGATTCGCTGCTGATTCGCACCGATCAAGCGATCTATCGCTTTTGAATCTATTCGGTCGAATTTCGCTGGCCGTCGGCGGCGACGGTATGCGTAAGTCGTGCAATTCGATGGTGCGATCGATTGATGGATTTAATCGATGTCCAGCACACGTCGGTAAACATCGGCGACCCCATTGCTCATGGCCAAGTCCGAAAACTGCCGACCGTGACGTTGATAGGCGGCTTCGGACATAGCGGTCCAGTCATGGCGACCGGTGACCAATTCGGTGATCTTGTCCGCTAGGCTTTCGGCATTTCCGGCTTCGGCCAGCAAGCCTTCGACACCATCGGTGATCGCTTCGGGGGTGCCTTCGACGTGCGTCGCGATCACCGGAACCGCTGCGGCCATTGCTTCCAGTACGACCATGGGCAGCCCTTCGCCG
The DNA window shown above is from Crateriforma spongiae and carries:
- the dapF gene encoding diaminopimelate epimerase; this translates as MEFVKMHGAGNDYVYVDCFDQTVPSDLPELARRISHRRFGVGADGLILVRPSEQADAWMHMFNADGSESEMCGNGIRCVAKLVQDRGYANASPLTIESGGQVYTIQTQCDDDGKVCQVTVDMGKPILQPERIPTLISGDPHVVDVQVEVDGRRFPVTCVSMGNPHCVVFVDHADDEWVLKIGPQLENDPRFPKRVNVEFVEVLSPTEVRQRTWERGSGETWACGTGASAVCVAGVLTGRTERTILNHLLGGDLTLRWDEDSDHVFMTGGATEVFRGTW
- a CDS encoding sulfatase family protein, yielding MFRPVVFTLCLSAWCLASCLSNGLVFAQGDDLPSVQQRAGVQPRNVIFILTDDHRYDAMSFMGHPFLETPHLDSLASNGVHLKNAFVTTSLCSPSRASILTGLYTHKHRVIDNNRAVPEGTLFFPQYLQQAGYNTGFFGKWHMGGGNDDPRPGFDHWVSFRGQGNYLPPGPNYTLNVNGERVKQKGYITDELTDYALDWLDQQSDDQPFFMYLSHKAVHANFTPAERHQDRYADADLSFLPRGKDITAENNSPRWVRDQRNSWHGIDFSYHSDRGLDYLYRRYCESLLAVDDSVGRVLQRLKDKGIHDETLIVYMGDNGFMWGEHGLIDKRVSYEESIRVPMMMQCPDLYDGGKVVEQVIGNIDVGPTIMHAAGLTTPEYMDGRSFLELPNDADQPWRDYFLYVYYWEKNFPQSPTQFALRGDRFKYITYYGLWDTDELYDLSKDPKETQNLIHDPEYQNVVQEMENQLYSMLGQAGGMDIPMNQPAGRSQNKRWDDRGGNDAAAFPKAMVVDEPINRQAK
- a CDS encoding outer membrane protein assembly factor BamB family protein, with the protein product MKWMLRGVSAATIMLLVSGGDHAALPAAEPSGSAAKAAWWPQFRGPSGDGVAMQQNPPVEFGGETTSLWRTELVGKGWSSPVVADGVVWMTTAVERQPTEEERLELLRKTDNDEKKFRTLAIAASIKLKLLAVDLQSGSLTKTIDLTTVQQPDAIHSLNSYASPTPVIDGGSVFCHFGTFGTFCIDRDSGDVVWSRVLPLKHAVGPGSSPMVYDDKLILIQDGMEQQYVVALDKATGETIWKADRPPMRASNGDQRKSYCTPIAIEDSKGRDQLICMGAQWMISLDPSSGKEIWRVDHGSGFSVVPRPVVHQDLVIFATGFGSKELWAVDVTGNGDVSNTHVRWTVSRGVPTKPSPLLLDGLLYIVDDSGVASCFAAEDGSVVWKKRLGGNFSASPLLAGGRIYFANHDGDVFVVRPGEEFDLVQENHLGEQIMASPVAVDDSLLIRTDQAIYRF